A window of the Bdellovibrio sp. ZAP7 genome harbors these coding sequences:
- a CDS encoding AAA family ATPase, with the protein MSRNDFRVVLTGGPGGGKTTAAELFRREINRQIVIVPESATLLYSGGFPRSVHSDVRKIAQKAIYNVQLCLEEAQAAEYRSQFLLCDRGTVDGGAFWPGNSSEFFESLGTTLKQELARYDAVIFFETAAVSGLPFLSGNPLRIETEKEAVELDIKLRELWSQHENFIFIPHDVSFVRKVQAGLIAMQTVIEKELERSFKDLQRLDLSFRNDRSPF; encoded by the coding sequence GTGAGTCGAAATGATTTTCGCGTAGTTTTGACCGGGGGACCTGGTGGTGGAAAAACGACGGCTGCCGAGTTGTTTCGTAGAGAAATAAACCGCCAGATTGTGATAGTGCCGGAATCTGCCACTCTGTTATATTCTGGAGGATTCCCTCGATCTGTGCACAGCGATGTGCGAAAGATAGCCCAGAAAGCAATATATAACGTGCAATTATGCCTTGAGGAAGCTCAGGCTGCTGAATACCGAAGTCAATTCTTACTTTGTGATCGGGGTACCGTTGATGGCGGTGCATTTTGGCCGGGAAACTCTTCAGAATTCTTTGAAAGTTTGGGCACTACTTTAAAACAGGAATTGGCTCGCTATGACGCTGTCATTTTTTTTGAGACGGCAGCTGTCAGTGGCCTCCCGTTTCTTAGTGGAAATCCACTACGGATAGAAACTGAAAAGGAAGCGGTCGAGTTGGATATCAAACTTCGCGAACTTTGGTCTCAGCATGAGAACTTTATCTTTATTCCCCACGATGTCTCGTTTGTTCGAAAAGTACAGGCGGGTCTCATCGCAATGCAAACTGTAATCGAAAAAGAACTAGAAAGATCCTTTAAAGATTTACAGAGGTTGGATTTGAGCTTTCGAAACGACCGGTCACCTTTTTAA
- a CDS encoding lipocalin family protein codes for MKNILSLFVLLSICGFSWGPSKDSSDPEVVSSVDFSKYVGFWYEVAHAPNFFQRGCVRSTAEYAVLTPQSVSVKNTCYKENGSTTDIHGQAYVVDPAVPAKLKVKFNIFAKGDYWIVDLDPNYQWAVVSGPKKKSLFILSRQAPMEPLVLKQLITSLKNRGFDTDNLIYDKY; via the coding sequence ATGAAAAATATCCTTTCACTGTTTGTCCTTTTAAGTATTTGTGGGTTCAGCTGGGGACCCTCTAAGGATTCTTCGGATCCTGAAGTCGTCTCATCTGTAGACTTCAGTAAGTATGTCGGATTCTGGTACGAGGTGGCTCATGCACCTAATTTTTTTCAACGCGGATGTGTGCGCTCGACGGCAGAATATGCGGTGCTCACTCCACAGTCTGTTTCGGTGAAAAACACTTGTTATAAAGAGAATGGCTCGACGACCGATATTCATGGCCAGGCATACGTGGTCGATCCTGCAGTTCCGGCGAAACTGAAAGTAAAGTTTAATATCTTTGCTAAAGGAGACTATTGGATAGTGGATTTAGATCCTAACTATCAATGGGCGGTAGTCAGTGGACCTAAAAAGAAGTCGCTGTTTATTCTTTCACGACAGGCCCCCATGGAACCGCTGGTGTTAAAGCAGCTCATCACAAGTTTAAAAAATCGCGGTTTTGATACTGATAACCTTATTTACGATAAGTATTAA
- a CDS encoding ABC transporter ATP-binding protein produces the protein MGEVRVQALQGVNVSFSPGEFVVLLGPSGSGKSTLLNILGGLDIPTSGSVVFQKQTLTAVSPEELTEFRRKYVGFIFQFYNLIPNLTALENIKLVTEIAEEPMEPEAALKLVGLEGRQYFFPSQLSGGEQQRVAIARAIAKKPKVLLCDEPTGALDLQTGKMVLSAIQKVHHELGTLVIIITHNSAIAGLADRILFMGDGKIVREENNTKKISIEEVFW, from the coding sequence ATGGGAGAAGTTCGGGTCCAAGCCCTGCAAGGGGTCAATGTAAGCTTCTCGCCCGGTGAATTTGTTGTTCTTTTGGGCCCCTCTGGAAGTGGCAAATCTACTTTACTAAATATCCTGGGGGGTTTGGATATTCCCACATCGGGTTCAGTAGTATTTCAGAAACAAACCCTCACCGCCGTGAGCCCCGAGGAACTAACGGAATTCCGTCGCAAGTATGTCGGCTTTATTTTTCAGTTTTACAACCTAATTCCCAATCTCACGGCACTGGAAAATATTAAGCTCGTAACTGAAATTGCGGAAGAACCCATGGAGCCCGAAGCAGCATTAAAGCTCGTGGGCCTAGAAGGCAGGCAATATTTCTTTCCCTCCCAACTTTCCGGAGGGGAACAGCAGCGGGTCGCCATAGCTCGTGCCATAGCAAAAAAACCCAAGGTTTTGCTATGCGACGAACCCACGGGAGCTCTGGATTTACAGACGGGAAAGATGGTCCTTTCGGCCATCCAGAAAGTCCATCATGAGCTGGGAACGTTGGTCATCATCATTACTCATAATTCGGCAATAGCGGGACTGGCAGATCGAATTCTTTTTATGGGCGATGGTAAAATAGTTCGTGAAGAGAATAACACCAAGAAAATTTCCATCGAGGAGGTTTTTTGGTGA
- a CDS encoding MBL fold metallo-hydrolase RNA specificity domain-containing protein, with amino-acid sequence MNITFLGGAGTVTGSKFLVTSGDDQILVDCGLFQGLKQLRLLNWEKLNIDVKKLKAVILTHAHLDHCGYLPLLVAQGFTGPIYCTPPTLDITKVILEDSAKIQIEEADFANKKHFSKHTPAKPLYDLEDVKRTLPLLKAIDFYSKFSVGSLEIQFQSSAHILGAASVYISNETQRLLFSGDIGRYQDPLMPAPLPPGEADCIIMESTYGDRVHDSVTSFEQLKKLLGDCWRRKSVLLIPAFALGRAQNLIYEILQLKNLGLVAEELPIYFNTPMGSQICEIYCKYPDYLRINAAKFAADISRINFIRSAEESRLLNEKQGPMVIIAASGMLTGGRVLHHLKAFAENSNNTILLAGFQAVGTRGWSIASGAKQVKVHGNFVNVNAQIIQSDCFSAHADKPELLFWLSQAGRKPKKVFLVHGEPAASDELRKSIERDLKIETIVPLLNTSYNIEVTTGP; translated from the coding sequence ATGAATATTACATTCTTAGGCGGAGCCGGCACTGTCACTGGATCAAAATTTCTTGTGACTAGCGGTGATGATCAAATACTCGTGGATTGCGGTCTATTTCAAGGCTTGAAACAACTTCGTCTTCTGAACTGGGAAAAGCTGAATATTGATGTCAAAAAATTAAAAGCCGTGATCTTAACCCACGCACATCTTGACCATTGCGGATACCTCCCTTTGCTGGTCGCACAAGGCTTCACGGGTCCTATATATTGCACACCACCAACCTTGGATATTACTAAAGTCATTCTCGAGGACTCAGCAAAAATTCAGATTGAAGAAGCTGATTTTGCGAATAAAAAACATTTTAGCAAGCACACGCCGGCCAAGCCCCTTTATGACTTAGAAGATGTGAAAAGAACACTGCCCTTACTAAAAGCAATAGATTTCTATTCTAAATTTTCAGTGGGCTCTCTGGAAATTCAATTTCAGTCAAGCGCCCATATTCTGGGGGCGGCTTCGGTATATATATCGAACGAGACCCAACGCCTGCTATTTTCTGGAGATATCGGAAGATATCAAGATCCTCTCATGCCCGCTCCCCTGCCTCCGGGTGAAGCTGATTGCATAATTATGGAATCAACATACGGCGATAGAGTCCACGACAGCGTAACCTCATTCGAACAGCTTAAAAAACTACTTGGCGACTGCTGGCGCAGGAAAAGCGTTCTTTTAATTCCCGCATTCGCATTAGGTCGAGCGCAAAATTTGATTTACGAAATACTCCAACTAAAAAATCTTGGACTTGTGGCTGAAGAACTTCCTATTTATTTTAACACCCCCATGGGGAGCCAAATATGCGAAATTTATTGTAAGTACCCTGACTACTTAAGAATCAATGCCGCAAAATTTGCAGCCGATATTTCCAGGATAAATTTTATCAGAAGTGCTGAGGAATCTCGGTTATTAAATGAAAAACAAGGCCCTATGGTCATCATCGCGGCAAGCGGTATGCTGACCGGCGGAAGAGTTTTACATCATCTAAAAGCATTTGCAGAAAATTCGAATAATACGATATTACTTGCCGGTTTTCAGGCCGTGGGAACTCGAGGATGGTCCATCGCTTCCGGTGCAAAACAGGTAAAGGTACATGGCAATTTTGTAAACGTGAATGCACAAATTATTCAATCAGATTGTTTTTCTGCCCACGCTGACAAACCTGAACTTTTGTTCTGGCTATCACAAGCAGGTCGCAAACCAAAGAAAGTCTTTTTGGTACATGGCGAACCTGCAGCATCTGACGAACTACGAAAATCGATTGAACGAGATTTGAAAATTGAAACGATCGTTCCCCTGCTCAACACCAGCTATAACATTGAGGTTACAACAGGTCCTTAA
- a CDS encoding 1-phosphofructokinase family hexose kinase, which translates to MKYKILTITPNPALDISGTVELVKPDEKTYVHDETRAAGGNGINAARILNRLDVPVIASGFLGGSIGREVSHLLDAEGLKHRFVKVKESTRVNMTITSLRSHRQTRLSFAGPRIQEREIDDLAKLLKMIKGCKMLVIGGSLPPRFGISNLLRIIKSAQDLSIPVVVDCPGEILKHLMSTKILLIKPNLEEFHLLTGSRVQSISEVKKRAVKLLKNVSFVCVSSVQGGALLVTQNGCYYGQSPKIKVKSTVGAGDSMVAAMCAQIAMGNNSDSDILRWGLAAAAATLSEKSGCLGRASAIAMLHKKTVVKDV; encoded by the coding sequence ATGAAGTATAAAATTTTAACAATCACCCCAAACCCTGCATTGGATATTAGCGGAACAGTTGAACTTGTTAAGCCGGATGAGAAGACCTACGTACATGATGAAACACGTGCGGCTGGTGGAAACGGAATAAATGCAGCTCGTATTTTAAATCGTTTAGATGTCCCTGTTATCGCTTCGGGTTTTTTAGGTGGAAGTATTGGTAGGGAAGTGAGTCATTTGCTTGATGCCGAGGGCTTAAAACATCGGTTCGTGAAGGTAAAGGAGTCGACTCGAGTCAATATGACGATAACTAGTTTAAGAAGCCATCGTCAGACTCGTCTTAGTTTTGCGGGACCTCGTATTCAGGAAAGAGAAATTGATGATTTGGCAAAGCTACTGAAGATGATTAAAGGTTGTAAAATGCTTGTGATCGGAGGATCGTTGCCTCCTCGCTTTGGAATTAGTAATCTGTTGCGAATTATTAAATCCGCTCAGGATCTGAGTATACCCGTGGTTGTGGATTGCCCGGGAGAGATCCTGAAGCATCTGATGTCCACGAAGATTCTTTTGATCAAGCCAAACTTAGAAGAGTTTCACTTGCTAACCGGCAGTCGCGTCCAGTCGATATCGGAAGTTAAAAAGAGAGCCGTAAAATTGCTAAAAAATGTTTCTTTTGTCTGTGTATCATCGGTACAGGGTGGGGCATTATTGGTTACCCAGAATGGGTGCTACTATGGTCAAAGTCCTAAGATAAAAGTTAAGTCAACAGTGGGGGCGGGAGATTCCATGGTGGCAGCGATGTGTGCACAGATCGCAATGGGAAATAACTCAGACTCTGACATTTTAAGGTGGGGATTGGCTGCTGCGGCGGCCACGTTAAGTGAAAAGAGTGGATGTCTTGGTCGCGCATCTGCAATCGCGATGCTTCATAAAAAGACTGTTGTTAAAGACGTTTAA
- a CDS encoding ABC transporter permease, protein MKPLNQKLLRDMISLKFQILSMAVLMACGTAILIASWSAYNSLFRAKEDYYKSHNFADIFIDVIRAPYSTLDKIHNIAGIESLESRIIMDGVIDLKDQTEPALARIVSITPDMRINLLHLRSGRWPEANPVHEVLVHESFANAHHLKPGDIFSVTIKSQKRRVQVAGIAISPEYIYALSAFAPFPDDKHFGIIWMLENELQDISGLEGAFNNIVLTVDDPSSIPQIKTSLDHILNSFGTVGAYGRESVVSHIFIQDEIRQQKSMSYVVPAVFILVAIFILQTVLHRLIHMHRAQIATLKSLGYRSWPISLHYLKLVTVILILGLIPGSLIANAIGQWYAVLYRQFYRFPAIHFQISDWSLFIGFAATFLPGWLVAFISLRSIFKLQPAEAMRPALASDVFSHGTFTNIKPSRMSTRATMSLRNIISRPLRASFSVIGLSAATAILINGSFWSDVVNYVVDIQFREANREDIEVRFLHPRKGDVAAELRRLPGVQLVETARVVGINLILRNIKKSTVVIGTDNSRMRQILNSQKELTSWTDSTLLVSRYFEKEFKMRVGDEVTIELSDKSHGPFKAHIGAFADDLVGVSVYAHKSQLHRWLNEQPCSDTAYLKIDPSQSQKIYLALKQAPEVLAVQVKRLLFESFNKVLSKMIKTFTMMLFAFALTITIAVLFNLSRISLSERAWEFASLKIIGFHEREIFNILYSEMGLLLILAILPGFALGYFLSFLSTHLIHSETLSFPLIVNPETYALAALSLIASYILIARFLLRSIKKINMTEALKARE, encoded by the coding sequence GTGAAGCCACTAAATCAGAAACTCCTACGAGATATGATTTCTTTGAAGTTTCAAATTCTTTCCATGGCCGTGTTGATGGCCTGCGGAACCGCAATACTGATAGCCTCCTGGAGTGCTTACAATTCTCTATTCCGTGCAAAAGAAGACTATTACAAGAGTCACAACTTCGCTGATATATTCATCGACGTCATACGCGCTCCGTATTCAACATTGGATAAAATTCATAATATTGCAGGCATAGAATCTTTGGAAAGCAGGATTATTATGGATGGGGTTATTGATTTAAAAGATCAAACCGAGCCAGCCCTCGCCCGCATAGTTTCCATTACCCCGGACATGAGAATAAATCTACTCCATCTTCGTTCTGGAAGATGGCCAGAGGCCAATCCTGTTCACGAAGTTCTAGTGCACGAAAGTTTTGCCAACGCCCACCACCTTAAACCTGGCGATATATTTTCAGTCACAATTAAATCGCAGAAACGTCGTGTTCAGGTCGCAGGAATCGCTATTTCTCCAGAATATATTTATGCACTGAGCGCCTTTGCACCGTTTCCCGATGATAAACATTTCGGAATAATTTGGATGTTGGAAAATGAATTACAGGACATAAGCGGACTTGAAGGAGCGTTCAATAACATTGTTTTAACAGTCGACGATCCGTCATCTATTCCTCAGATCAAAACTTCACTTGATCATATTTTAAACTCTTTCGGAACCGTGGGAGCATATGGACGGGAGTCCGTTGTCAGTCACATTTTTATTCAGGATGAAATCAGACAACAAAAGTCCATGTCCTATGTCGTTCCAGCGGTGTTTATTTTGGTTGCGATATTTATTCTGCAAACGGTGCTTCATCGTCTTATTCACATGCATCGCGCCCAAATTGCGACGTTAAAATCGCTCGGCTATAGGTCTTGGCCTATATCTTTACATTACCTGAAACTGGTGACGGTCATTTTAATATTGGGTTTAATTCCTGGCAGTCTTATCGCAAACGCTATCGGTCAATGGTATGCCGTCCTTTATAGACAGTTTTATCGGTTTCCAGCAATTCATTTTCAAATTTCGGATTGGTCATTGTTTATCGGATTTGCGGCCACTTTCCTGCCTGGCTGGCTTGTGGCATTCATTTCACTACGAAGTATCTTCAAATTGCAACCCGCCGAAGCCATGCGACCCGCCTTGGCATCAGACGTCTTTAGTCATGGGACATTTACTAATATTAAACCTTCCCGCATGTCGACGAGAGCAACCATGAGCCTTCGCAATATTATCTCTCGCCCCTTAAGGGCGTCGTTTTCCGTCATCGGATTGAGTGCAGCGACCGCAATTCTGATCAACGGCAGTTTTTGGTCGGACGTCGTGAACTACGTTGTCGACATTCAGTTTAGAGAAGCCAACCGCGAAGATATAGAAGTCAGATTTCTGCACCCAAGAAAAGGTGACGTTGCCGCTGAATTACGGCGTCTCCCGGGTGTGCAACTGGTTGAAACTGCAAGAGTTGTAGGAATAAATCTTATCTTACGAAATATCAAAAAAAGTACGGTCGTAATCGGAACTGATAATTCGAGGATGCGACAAATACTAAATTCCCAGAAGGAATTGACTAGCTGGACCGACTCTACACTTCTTGTAAGTCGGTATTTTGAAAAAGAATTCAAAATGCGCGTTGGAGATGAGGTTACCATTGAACTTAGCGACAAATCTCATGGACCTTTTAAGGCTCATATTGGTGCGTTCGCTGACGATTTGGTCGGAGTTTCAGTTTATGCTCATAAGTCACAATTGCACCGATGGCTCAATGAACAACCGTGTAGTGACACTGCCTATCTTAAAATAGATCCTTCACAATCCCAGAAAATCTATCTGGCACTAAAACAGGCGCCTGAAGTTCTTGCCGTTCAAGTGAAAAGACTTCTTTTCGAAAGCTTTAACAAGGTACTGTCGAAAATGATAAAAACTTTTACCATGATGCTTTTCGCTTTTGCACTGACCATTACCATTGCAGTACTTTTTAATCTTTCGAGAATTAGCCTATCCGAACGCGCCTGGGAATTTGCAAGTTTGAAAATCATCGGATTTCACGAGCGTGAGATATTCAATATCCTGTACTCCGAAATGGGGCTTTTATTGATCCTGGCGATTCTTCCGGGTTTTGCATTAGGATATTTCCTTTCATTCCTCAGCACTCATCTTATTCATTCGGAAACCCTAAGCTTCCCTTTGATAGTAAATCCAGAAACATATGCTCTGGCTGCCCTCTCTTTAATTGCATCCTATATCCTCATTGCACGATTCCTCTTGCGAAGCATAAAAAAAATAAACATGACAGAAGCCTTGAAGGCACGGGAATAG
- a CDS encoding erythromycin esterase family protein: MERLENRVQAGKLLAEKFSNFELYNPIVLALPRGGVPVAAEISSVLQCPLDVVGIKKIGAPQNPEFAIGAVGEDGTVILNQNTVRSLNVDSSYIKKTAALKSKDLKEQLRRFRGNTNRQSMNGRDIIVVDDGLATGATMTVALRMLRKQNPRKIFVALPVAAPDSVAQIKELADEVFCLMTPKNFTSVGIWYEEFDQVSDEEVIAKLKESRSNTEFIRELELTIDGDNISLPGNLNLVPNGKGLIIFAHGSGSSRNSPRNQYVATELNKVGFSTLLFDLLSDEESKNRANVFNIPLLAQRLLLAVRTMKALPETEKLSIGFFGASTGAGAALHAAAEIPDKLFAVVSRGGRPDLADDMLKFVKAPCLLIVGGNDEPTLSLNKKALTSLQSAELVIVPGATHLFEEEGALTEVVEEASSWFQKHLTSSSRITPEEMIVTELKNKAVPFHGIGSLDEVIEKISTSRIVMLGEATHGTHEFYALRRMISERLIQDHGFNFIAVEGDWPDFQRLNKFINGSTSSDADSELKKFSRWPTWMWANSEVTKLLEFLKEEQIPIYGLDVYSLFESIDAVKSYAQEKDLDLGLTVEIAYSCFDVFHQNEKDYARHLTQFPEGCRKEVLSILRKLLRLRIDEIHNSKSELSDAQQNARIVAHAEDYYRKMLFGGPDSWNVRDLHMAETLATLLKNHGPESKCIVWAHNSHIGDYHATDMAGQGYVNLGGIAREQFGIQEVSLVGFGTYQGKVIASHSWEGKETEMNLPPAPASTFEDYCHKTCSDLKSSGFSIVFEANEREGHLGKRQYGHRAVGVVYDPRHENRRLNYVPTIPAQRYDAFVFVDESTAVHPLKTRTSALDLPETWPGGV, from the coding sequence ATGGAGAGACTTGAGAACAGAGTTCAGGCAGGAAAACTTTTAGCAGAGAAATTTTCAAATTTCGAATTATACAATCCCATTGTTCTGGCATTACCAAGAGGTGGCGTGCCGGTTGCGGCAGAAATATCCAGTGTACTACAATGTCCTTTGGATGTTGTAGGAATTAAAAAAATTGGCGCTCCTCAAAATCCTGAATTTGCAATCGGAGCCGTTGGTGAAGACGGTACGGTAATTTTAAATCAGAATACCGTACGCTCGCTTAATGTTGATAGTTCCTATATTAAAAAAACGGCAGCTCTAAAATCCAAGGATCTTAAAGAACAACTAAGAAGATTTCGTGGAAACACGAACCGTCAATCGATGAACGGCCGTGACATTATTGTGGTTGACGATGGACTGGCTACTGGTGCAACCATGACTGTCGCCCTACGCATGCTCCGAAAGCAAAATCCGCGTAAGATTTTCGTGGCACTTCCGGTTGCAGCCCCTGACAGTGTTGCTCAGATCAAAGAACTTGCCGATGAAGTATTCTGTTTAATGACTCCCAAGAATTTTACGTCAGTGGGAATATGGTATGAAGAATTCGATCAAGTCTCGGACGAGGAAGTTATTGCAAAACTTAAGGAATCCAGGAGCAATACGGAATTTATCCGAGAACTAGAACTGACCATTGACGGTGACAATATCTCCTTACCAGGAAATTTGAATCTTGTACCCAACGGAAAAGGTCTCATTATCTTTGCCCACGGAAGTGGTAGCAGTCGTAACAGCCCCAGAAATCAATATGTTGCCACGGAATTGAACAAAGTCGGCTTTAGCACACTATTGTTTGATCTTCTCTCTGACGAAGAGTCCAAAAATCGAGCTAATGTTTTTAATATTCCTCTATTGGCCCAGCGCTTGCTCTTAGCTGTGCGGACTATGAAGGCACTTCCAGAGACTGAAAAACTCTCCATAGGATTTTTTGGTGCCAGTACAGGGGCTGGTGCCGCCCTTCATGCTGCCGCCGAGATCCCAGACAAATTATTTGCAGTTGTTAGCAGAGGTGGACGCCCCGATCTAGCGGATGACATGCTGAAGTTTGTAAAAGCTCCCTGCCTTCTTATTGTGGGTGGAAATGATGAACCAACCTTGTCATTGAATAAAAAAGCACTCACTTCGCTGCAAAGTGCGGAATTGGTAATCGTGCCTGGCGCCACTCATCTTTTCGAGGAAGAAGGTGCGTTGACTGAAGTCGTTGAGGAGGCATCTTCCTGGTTTCAAAAACATTTAACATCCAGTTCAAGGATCACTCCCGAAGAAATGATCGTGACGGAACTCAAGAACAAAGCCGTCCCATTTCACGGAATAGGCAGTCTTGATGAGGTGATAGAGAAAATATCCACATCCAGAATTGTGATGTTAGGTGAAGCAACCCATGGCACCCATGAATTTTATGCTTTACGCCGTATGATCTCCGAACGGCTGATTCAGGATCACGGATTTAATTTTATTGCTGTCGAGGGAGATTGGCCCGATTTTCAACGACTCAATAAATTTATAAACGGAAGTACGTCCTCAGACGCGGATTCAGAGCTTAAGAAATTTTCTCGCTGGCCCACATGGATGTGGGCTAATTCCGAAGTCACCAAACTATTGGAATTTCTAAAGGAGGAGCAAATACCGATCTACGGTCTTGATGTCTATTCTCTTTTTGAATCTATTGATGCTGTTAAAAGTTACGCCCAGGAAAAAGATCTGGATTTGGGCTTGACGGTCGAAATCGCTTATTCGTGCTTTGATGTTTTTCATCAGAATGAAAAAGATTATGCACGTCACCTGACACAGTTTCCCGAGGGATGTCGTAAGGAAGTCCTTTCCATCCTTCGAAAACTTTTACGTCTTCGAATTGATGAAATCCACAATTCGAAATCTGAATTGTCAGATGCACAACAAAATGCTCGCATCGTCGCCCACGCAGAAGACTATTATCGAAAGATGTTGTTCGGTGGCCCCGATTCCTGGAATGTTCGCGATCTTCACATGGCTGAAACCCTCGCAACCCTTTTAAAAAACCATGGGCCCGAAAGCAAGTGCATAGTCTGGGCACACAACAGTCATATCGGTGATTACCATGCTACTGATATGGCCGGCCAAGGATATGTCAATCTGGGAGGTATCGCGAGGGAACAATTTGGTATTCAGGAAGTCTCTTTGGTCGGCTTTGGAACATATCAGGGAAAGGTTATAGCCTCACACTCCTGGGAAGGAAAAGAAACTGAAATGAATCTCCCTCCGGCTCCCGCGTCAACTTTTGAAGACTACTGTCACAAAACCTGCAGCGATCTGAAGAGTTCTGGTTTCAGTATCGTTTTTGAAGCTAACGAGCGTGAGGGCCATCTTGGAAAAAGACAGTATGGTCATCGAGCCGTCGGTGTCGTTTACGATCCTCGTCATGAAAATCGTCGACTGAATTATGTGCCTACGATTCCCGCTCAACGATATGACGCTTTCGTTTTTGTCGACGAAAGTACGGCGGTGCATCCGCTTAAAACTAGAACTAGCGCGCTGGACCTTCCTGAGACTTGGCCTGGAGGGGTATGA
- a CDS encoding NRAMP family divalent metal transporter yields MHNEKKSKFLRTIKNFGPGMVTGAADDDPSGVATYTIAGALYGYKFLWTSWLTWPLMACVQMMCADIALASEKSLTEAIIQKYSRSLAAPVIFALFTANILNVAADLSAMADALAILTGHPSLLYLVLTGIIVTASIILFTYRTIARTLTWLTFFLLAYVFTAMKVETNWEQLIKGSFYFRPPESSAEWSMIVALLGTTISPYLFFWQSSQELEELRTNKNFDYANVKRLRKWDILLGTFISNLIMYFIIWTAAGSLHASGIFNIENSAQAARALEPLLGHASLVVYTIGILGVGMLAIPTLVGSSSLAVADLFRWQSGLNKKWNEAQAFYSTLCLGMCIAIILNLFQFNPIKALFYSAVVNGLLSPVLIVLCLLVSRDSNIMKNRPLGKPTALLASLTALVMLCSAVGMFLF; encoded by the coding sequence ATGCATAACGAAAAAAAATCCAAATTCCTCAGGACAATAAAAAATTTTGGACCTGGCATGGTGACCGGGGCTGCTGACGACGACCCCTCAGGAGTTGCGACCTATACTATCGCTGGCGCGCTGTATGGCTATAAGTTTCTTTGGACGTCGTGGCTAACCTGGCCTTTGATGGCATGTGTTCAAATGATGTGTGCAGATATCGCGCTAGCTTCGGAAAAAAGTCTTACCGAAGCCATCATCCAAAAATATTCTAGAAGTTTAGCCGCACCCGTAATATTCGCTCTATTCACGGCAAATATTCTGAATGTCGCTGCTGACTTATCCGCTATGGCAGATGCCCTTGCCATCCTTACAGGACACCCCAGTCTTCTCTACTTAGTACTTACGGGTATTATAGTTACCGCTTCAATAATTCTTTTTACTTACAGAACGATAGCCAGAACGTTGACCTGGCTAACATTCTTTTTACTGGCCTACGTTTTCACAGCGATGAAAGTAGAGACAAATTGGGAGCAATTAATTAAGGGTTCCTTTTACTTTAGACCACCTGAAAGTTCCGCAGAGTGGTCAATGATCGTCGCACTGTTAGGCACGACCATAAGTCCTTACTTATTTTTTTGGCAAAGCTCCCAAGAACTGGAGGAGCTTAGAACAAACAAAAATTTCGACTACGCTAATGTGAAGAGATTACGAAAGTGGGACATACTCTTGGGGACGTTTATCTCGAATCTTATTATGTATTTCATCATTTGGACCGCAGCCGGAAGCCTGCATGCAAGCGGGATATTCAACATTGAAAACTCGGCTCAAGCAGCCCGGGCACTCGAACCATTGCTGGGACACGCCTCCCTGGTCGTTTACACCATCGGAATACTCGGAGTGGGAATGCTCGCGATTCCCACTTTAGTTGGATCGTCGTCTCTTGCTGTTGCGGATCTGTTCCGGTGGCAAAGCGGACTGAATAAAAAATGGAATGAGGCACAAGCGTTTTATTCCACCCTGTGCCTGGGAATGTGTATCGCGATAATTTTGAACCTCTTTCAATTTAATCCAATCAAGGCTTTGTTCTATTCAGCCGTCGTAAACGGACTTCTATCACCGGTATTGATTGTATTGTGTCTACTGGTTTCCCGCGATTCAAACATTATGAAAAACCGCCCCCTGGGAAAGCCAACGGCCCTGTTGGCTTCTCTTACCGCACTAGTAATGCTTTGCTCCGCCGTGGGAATGTTCCTATTTTGA
- a CDS encoding pyridoxamine 5'-phosphate oxidase family protein, with protein sequence MKPHHGQIGAMNETEALKLMEENRFAHLACHNRDDIYLVPISYICTDGFIYSHSESGRKIDIMRKNPHVCVQVEKIEDYSHWKSVIAWGDFEELHGYEANEAMRLLLKKVSEESGAPRLSSLGLDMAAQLESAIIYRIKIKKVTGRFESSNPTSVNL encoded by the coding sequence ATGAAACCCCATCACGGACAAATTGGCGCAATGAATGAAACCGAAGCTTTGAAGCTTATGGAAGAGAATCGCTTCGCGCACCTTGCATGCCACAACCGAGACGATATTTATTTAGTGCCAATTTCTTATATTTGTACCGACGGATTTATATATAGCCATTCGGAATCCGGAAGAAAAATCGATATTATGCGGAAAAATCCCCACGTCTGTGTCCAGGTGGAAAAAATAGAAGACTATTCTCATTGGAAAAGCGTGATTGCTTGGGGCGATTTCGAAGAGTTACACGGATACGAAGCTAATGAGGCCATGCGCCTGCTGTTAAAAAAAGTAAGCGAAGAGAGCGGGGCTCCCCGACTCTCATCTTTGGGATTAGATATGGCTGCTCAGTTAGAATCGGCGATCATTTACAGAATCAAGATTAAAAAGGTGACCGGTCGTTTCGAAAGCTCAAATCCAACCTCTGTAAATCTTTAA